In Simplicispira sp. 125, one DNA window encodes the following:
- a CDS encoding diguanylate cyclase: MDFDDSSAVVLQDARRRADAGMAGGRRTNAQKWLIALSLVGLYLAAAVVFHALDMVQSRTLYVLSGLIVGLSLVFLGAFKSGLHMRAQEKRLKLPIVVCALACMLLVVYLEPATQILLAPFSFVTMAYGMYRIPRNTAFLVAWALLSGYAVVIALHYTAQQNDALLRLEVMHFVALAVSLPSFIYLVGKVQMLQRILHRASRKIKNIQEDAQRDTLLGCFNRRYIVAALEEQKQLADETGIPLCLAVVDLDHFKRINDELGHLGGDEVLRSFARVAQENVRAGDIFGRYGGEEFLLIFPATSLLPALNTCERIRAQVEAHPWTGLLKCRVSVSIGVTQYIPGESVLEFFSRSDTAMYMAKEGGRNQVVVEEPVAKGDPSVTVELLGEDPDAQDDEGSVITAVRHGQRLVSRV; the protein is encoded by the coding sequence AACCAATGCACAGAAATGGCTGATCGCCCTGTCGCTGGTCGGCCTGTATCTGGCGGCCGCGGTGGTTTTTCATGCGTTGGACATGGTGCAGTCGCGCACGCTGTATGTGCTGTCGGGCCTGATCGTTGGTCTCTCGCTGGTGTTCCTGGGTGCCTTCAAGTCGGGCCTGCACATGCGGGCGCAGGAGAAGCGGCTCAAACTCCCCATTGTGGTGTGCGCCCTGGCATGCATGTTGCTGGTTGTGTACCTGGAACCGGCCACGCAGATCTTGCTGGCGCCATTCAGTTTTGTGACCATGGCTTATGGCATGTACCGCATTCCGCGCAACACGGCGTTTCTGGTGGCATGGGCCCTGCTGTCGGGTTATGCGGTGGTGATTGCGTTGCATTACACGGCGCAGCAGAACGATGCATTGCTGCGGCTCGAAGTGATGCATTTCGTGGCACTGGCCGTGTCGCTGCCCAGCTTTATCTACCTGGTGGGCAAGGTGCAGATGCTGCAGCGCATCCTGCACCGGGCCAGCCGCAAGATCAAGAACATCCAGGAAGATGCGCAGCGCGACACGCTGCTGGGGTGTTTTAACCGCCGCTACATCGTCGCGGCGCTGGAGGAGCAGAAGCAACTGGCCGATGAAACCGGCATTCCCCTGTGCCTGGCCGTGGTCGACCTGGACCATTTCAAGCGCATCAACGACGAACTGGGGCACCTGGGTGGTGATGAGGTATTGCGCAGTTTTGCCCGCGTGGCGCAGGAAAATGTGCGGGCTGGTGATATTTTTGGCCGCTACGGGGGCGAGGAGTTTTTGCTCATCTTCCCGGCCACTTCGCTGCTGCCCGCGCTCAACACCTGCGAGCGCATCCGTGCGCAGGTCGAGGCGCACCCCTGGACGGGCCTGCTCAAGTGCCGGGTGTCGGTGTCCATTGGCGTTACGCAGTACATCCCGGGCGAGTCGGTGCTGGAGTTCTTCTCGCGCTCCGATACCGCCATGTACATGGCCAAGGAAGGCGGACGCAACCAGGTGGTCGTCGAAGAGCCAGTGGCCAAGGGCGATCCGTCCGTCACTGTGGAGCTGCTGGGCGAAGACCCCGACGCCCAGGACGACGAAGGCTCGGTGATCACTGCCGTGCGACACGGTCAGCGGTTGGTCTCGAGAGTTTGA
- a CDS encoding bifunctional aminoglycoside phosphotransferase/ATP-binding protein: MLTGSFDAAEALVRQLQSQPQAFGHAAEAVECIETHISWLLLAGDFVYKFKKPLKLDFLDFSTTALRRAACLEELRINRRTAPDLYLGLVAVQQQHGALRVLPADQAPAGAEPAVRMRRFAQDMLLSHVLEQQRLQPAHIDALARHVSQFQSGAAVAQPGQGFGDARAVCSPVHDCLQALQSQEEAGDCAQPSPLPRLAQWCAAQGAALAPVFDARLHAGRVRECHGDLHLANLVLTDAGPQLFDAIEFNPALRWIDCVADIAFLVMDLEARGRSDLAWRFLNAWLEHTGDYDGLRVLRYYCVYRALVRARVAGMRRAQADGAARAASALERQRYLELAARSIQPQPAALWLAHGFSGAGKSTQSQGLIEQRGVVRVRADVERKRLFGLLAHASSAVVSGGIYTREASQRTHDRLAQVARTALGAEYTVLVDSTFLNAALRARFIALADALQAPCRILSFEAPLDVLRARVQARQQAGGDASEAGLEVLESQWAAARPLSAQEEARTVHVDTTRPVDWDVLLPREEVTEPPGLASCAATPLS; the protein is encoded by the coding sequence ATGTTGACGGGCAGTTTTGATGCGGCCGAAGCCTTGGTGCGCCAACTGCAGAGCCAACCGCAGGCGTTTGGCCATGCCGCAGAGGCCGTGGAGTGCATCGAGACCCATATCTCCTGGCTGCTGCTGGCGGGCGATTTTGTCTACAAGTTCAAGAAACCGCTGAAGCTCGATTTTCTGGACTTCAGTACCACCGCACTGCGCCGTGCTGCCTGTCTGGAAGAGTTGCGCATCAACCGCCGCACGGCCCCCGACCTGTACCTTGGGCTGGTGGCAGTGCAGCAGCAGCACGGCGCGCTGCGTGTATTGCCTGCCGATCAGGCCCCTGCTGGGGCCGAGCCCGCGGTGCGCATGCGCCGGTTTGCGCAAGACATGCTGCTCAGCCATGTGCTGGAGCAGCAGCGCTTGCAGCCCGCGCACATCGACGCTCTGGCGCGCCACGTGTCGCAGTTCCAGAGCGGGGCTGCCGTGGCGCAGCCAGGGCAGGGCTTTGGCGACGCACGCGCCGTGTGCAGCCCGGTGCACGACTGTCTGCAGGCCTTGCAGAGCCAGGAGGAAGCCGGTGACTGTGCGCAGCCCTCCCCGTTGCCACGGTTGGCGCAGTGGTGCGCCGCGCAAGGGGCCGCTCTGGCGCCTGTGTTCGATGCGCGCTTGCATGCGGGCCGGGTGCGCGAGTGCCATGGCGATCTGCACCTTGCCAACCTGGTGCTGACCGACGCCGGGCCGCAGTTGTTCGATGCCATCGAGTTCAATCCGGCGCTGCGCTGGATCGACTGCGTGGCCGATATTGCTTTTCTCGTGATGGACCTGGAGGCGCGGGGCCGCTCTGATTTGGCGTGGCGTTTTCTCAATGCCTGGTTGGAACACACCGGCGACTACGATGGCTTGCGCGTGCTGCGCTACTACTGCGTCTACCGCGCCCTGGTGCGCGCCCGGGTCGCGGGCATGCGCAGGGCACAGGCGGATGGGGCGGCGCGGGCTGCCAGTGCGCTGGAGCGCCAGCGCTACCTGGAACTGGCGGCGCGCAGCATCCAGCCTCAGCCTGCCGCGTTGTGGCTGGCCCATGGGTTCTCGGGGGCGGGTAAGAGCACGCAATCACAGGGGTTGATCGAGCAGCGCGGCGTGGTGCGTGTACGTGCCGATGTGGAGCGCAAGCGCCTGTTTGGTCTGCTCGCCCATGCGTCGAGCGCGGTGGTGTCGGGCGGCATCTATACCCGCGAGGCTTCGCAGCGCACCCATGACCGGCTGGCGCAGGTGGCCCGTACTGCGCTGGGAGCCGAATACACCGTGCTGGTCGATTCCACTTTTCTGAACGCCGCCCTGCGGGCACGCTTTATCGCCCTGGCCGATGCCCTGCAGGCGCCGTGCCGCATTCTGTCGTTCGAAGCGCCGCTGGACGTGCTGCGTGCGCGGGTGCAGGCGCGCCAGCAGGCGGGAGGCGATGCCTCCGAGGCGGGGCTGGAGGTGCTGGAATCTCAGTGGGCGGCTGCACGGCCGTTGTCGGCGCAAGAGG